A portion of the Clostridium gelidum genome contains these proteins:
- a CDS encoding ABC transporter ATP-binding protein, protein MIKKLLSYVTEFKKDTILAPVYVALEVVMETIIPLLMAMIIDNGVNKKDMKTVTIVGAAMLVVSFLSLAFGVLGGKHAAKASTGFARNLRKGMYYNIQNYSFSNIDKYSTAGLITRLTTDVTNVQNAFQMIIRMFVRAPFMLVSATAMCVYINPKLSLIFVGAIIFLGVILYFIMTRVHPYFVEVFKKYDDLNASVQENLTSIRTVKAYVREEHETSKFYKASEVLYNFFIRAEKLIIINAPAMQFTVYTCILLLSWLGAKMIVSNSMTTGELMSLFAYTTNILMSLMILSMIFVMVIMSKSSAERITAVLNEKSDLTNCENPIYEVKDGSITFKDVNFSYSKNIENSVLEDVDIKINSGETIGIIGGTGSAKSTLVQLIPRLYDTTKGIVEVGGVDVRNYDIETLRDEVSMVLQKNVLFSGTIKENLRWGNKNATDEELIAACRQAEAEEFIETLPDKYDTHIEQGGTNVSGGQKQRLCIARALLKKPKILILDDSTSAVDTKTDSLIRRAFKETIPDTTKIIIAQRISSVEEADRIIVLDDGKIDGFGTHDELLKTNDIYAEVYESQVKGADNNESK, encoded by the coding sequence ATGATAAAAAAATTATTAAGCTATGTAACAGAATTTAAAAAAGACACAATTTTGGCACCAGTATATGTTGCTTTAGAAGTAGTAATGGAGACGATTATCCCCCTGTTAATGGCAATGATTATTGATAATGGGGTGAATAAAAAAGATATGAAAACTGTGACTATTGTTGGAGCGGCAATGTTAGTAGTATCATTTCTATCTCTTGCATTTGGTGTACTTGGAGGGAAACATGCAGCTAAGGCATCTACAGGCTTTGCTAGAAACTTAAGAAAAGGAATGTATTATAATATACAAAATTATTCTTTTTCTAACATAGATAAGTATTCTACAGCAGGACTTATAACAAGACTTACTACAGATGTAACAAATGTTCAAAATGCCTTCCAAATGATAATAAGAATGTTTGTTAGGGCACCATTTATGCTTGTATCAGCAACAGCAATGTGTGTTTATATAAATCCAAAATTATCGTTAATATTTGTAGGTGCAATTATATTTTTAGGAGTTATATTATATTTTATTATGACTAGAGTACATCCATATTTTGTGGAGGTTTTTAAGAAATATGATGATTTGAACGCTAGTGTACAAGAAAATTTAACTTCAATTCGTACTGTAAAGGCTTATGTAAGAGAAGAGCATGAAACAAGCAAATTTTATAAAGCTTCTGAAGTTTTATATAATTTCTTTATAAGAGCTGAAAAATTAATTATAATTAATGCCCCAGCAATGCAATTTACTGTTTATACTTGTATTTTACTTTTATCTTGGCTTGGAGCAAAGATGATAGTTTCAAATTCAATGACAACTGGTGAGTTAATGAGTTTATTTGCCTATACTACTAATATATTGATGAGTCTTATGATTCTGTCTATGATATTCGTAATGGTTATTATGTCAAAATCATCAGCTGAAAGAATAACTGCAGTTTTAAATGAAAAAAGTGATTTAACAAACTGTGAAAATCCAATTTATGAAGTAAAAGATGGCTCTATTACTTTTAAAGATGTTAATTTCTCATATAGTAAAAACATAGAAAATTCAGTACTTGAAGATGTGGACATAAAAATAAATTCTGGTGAAACTATAGGTATTATAGGTGGAACCGGAAGTGCTAAATCTACTTTAGTACAACTTATTCCAAGATTATATGATACAACAAAAGGAATTGTTGAAGTTGGCGGAGTTGATGTTAGAAATTACGACATAGAAACGCTTAGAGATGAAGTTTCTATGGTTCTGCAAAAGAATGTATTATTTTCTGGAACAATAAAAGAAAATTTAAGATGGGGTAATAAGAATGCTACAGATGAAGAGCTGATCGCTGCATGTAGACAAGCAGAGGCAGAAGAATTCATAGAAACTCTTCCAGATAAATATGATACTCATATTGAACAAGGTGGAACAAATGTATCTGGAGGACAAAAGCAAAGATTATGTATTGCAAGAGCGCTACTTAAGAAACCTAAAATATTAATTTTAGATGATTCTACAAGTGCTGTAGATACAAAAACTGACTCTCTTATTCGAAGAGCATTTAAAGAAACAATTCCAGATACTACAAAGATTATAATAGCGCAACGTATTTCATCTGTAGAAGAAGCAGATAGAATTATTGTATTAGATGATGGTAAAATAGATGGATTTGGGACACATGATGAATTATTAAAGACAAATGATATATATGCTGAAGTTTATGAATCTCAAGTGAAGGGAGCTGATAATAATGAGTCAAAATAA
- a CDS encoding M3 family oligoendopeptidase, with protein sequence MELNWSLKEIYSAFNSDEFKKDLEKLTKVIEDINIWATDVTRDKENLTRKLEEYINKFTIVTELSNKLGIFINLSLSVNTKDKEALKYSDILEKLLTNLVESSTKLEKYISNIDGIDDIINKSEVLKEHEFVLKDIIEQSKYLLGDKEENIIANMKNTGSNAWIKLKDNLISTLMVDIEEDNEIKEVPLTIVLNMAYDKDSKVRRKAYEAEIKSYKKVEEGVAAALNAIKGEVLTVCDARGYRSPLDKTLIDSRMNEESLEAMFSAMKESLPIFRKYLRRKGELLGHKNGLPFYDLYAPVCEADMKFSYEDGTKFVEKNFRTFSDNLGDFASKAINKNWIDVKPREGKVGGAFCENLHFIGESRILLNYGDNFGDVVTLAHELGHGFHGECLNNETTLNSDYPMPIAETASTFCETIIKKAAIKDATKDEALTILETEISDCTQVIVDIYSRFLFEKSFFEARKESALSVDEIKELMLNAQREAYGDGLDPNFLHPYMWTWKPHYYDAEYNYYNFPYAFGLLFAKGLYAEYIKKGKAFAEDYEKLLSITGKNKIADVAKVMGIDINDKEFWRNSLKTIEEDIKEFIELSNK encoded by the coding sequence ATGGAATTAAATTGGAGTTTAAAAGAAATATATTCAGCCTTTAATAGTGATGAATTTAAGAAGGATCTAGAAAAGCTTACTAAGGTTATAGAAGATATTAATATATGGGCTACGGATGTAACTAGAGATAAAGAAAATTTAACTAGAAAATTAGAAGAGTATATAAATAAATTTACAATAGTTACAGAGTTATCTAATAAACTTGGTATTTTTATAAATCTTAGCTTAAGTGTAAATACAAAAGATAAAGAGGCACTAAAGTATTCAGATATTTTAGAAAAGCTATTAACAAATTTAGTAGAGAGTTCTACGAAGCTTGAAAAATATATTAGTAATATAGATGGAATTGATGATATTATAAATAAATCTGAAGTGCTTAAAGAACACGAATTTGTTTTGAAGGATATAATTGAGCAAAGTAAGTATTTGTTGGGTGATAAAGAAGAAAATATAATAGCAAATATGAAGAATACTGGTTCTAATGCTTGGATTAAACTTAAGGATAATTTGATTTCAACATTAATGGTAGATATTGAAGAAGATAATGAAATTAAAGAAGTCCCTTTAACTATAGTTTTGAATATGGCTTATGATAAGGATTCAAAAGTAAGAAGGAAAGCCTACGAGGCAGAAATAAAATCTTACAAAAAAGTAGAAGAAGGGGTAGCGGCAGCACTAAATGCTATAAAAGGTGAGGTATTAACTGTTTGTGATGCACGAGGATATAGATCTCCTTTAGATAAAACACTTATAGATTCAAGAATGAATGAAGAATCATTAGAAGCAATGTTTTCAGCGATGAAAGAAAGTCTTCCTATTTTTAGAAAATATTTAAGAAGAAAAGGAGAACTGCTTGGACATAAAAATGGTCTGCCATTTTATGATTTGTATGCACCAGTTTGCGAAGCTGATATGAAGTTTTCCTATGAAGATGGAACGAAGTTTGTAGAAAAGAACTTTAGAACATTTAGTGATAATTTAGGAGATTTCGCCAGTAAAGCAATAAATAAAAATTGGATAGATGTTAAGCCAAGAGAAGGTAAAGTAGGTGGAGCCTTTTGTGAAAATCTACATTTTATTGGAGAAAGCAGAATACTATTAAATTATGGAGATAATTTTGGTGATGTAGTAACTCTAGCTCATGAATTAGGTCATGGTTTTCATGGAGAATGTTTAAATAATGAAACTACATTAAATTCAGATTATCCAATGCCAATAGCAGAAACAGCATCTACTTTTTGTGAAACAATAATTAAGAAAGCTGCAATTAAAGATGCAACTAAAGATGAAGCATTAACTATTCTTGAAACTGAAATTAGTGATTGTACCCAAGTAATTGTTGATATATATTCTAGATTCTTATTTGAAAAGTCATTTTTTGAAGCAAGAAAAGAAAGTGCCTTAAGCGTTGATGAAATAAAAGAACTTATGCTAAATGCTCAAAGAGAAGCTTATGGAGATGGATTAGATCCTAATTTTTTACATCCATATATGTGGACATGGAAACCACATTATTATGATGCAGAGTATAATTATTATAATTTTCCATATGCATTTGGATTACTTTTTGCAAAAGGATTATACGCTGAATATATCAAAAAGGGGAAGGCTTTTGCTGAAGACTATGAAAAATTGCTTTCAATTACAGGAAAAAATAAAATAGCTGATGTAGCAAAGGTTATGGGTATAGATATAAATGATAAGGAATTTTGGCGAAATTCTTTAAAGACAATTGAAGAAGATATAAAAGAGTTTATTGAGCTTAGTAATAAATAA
- a CDS encoding EFR1 family ferrodoxin (N-terminal region resembles flavodoxins. C-terminal ferrodoxin region binds two 4Fe-4S clusters.), whose protein sequence is MKIFYNSATGNSLYVAKTIRDEIKDCELISMSKALKENKIEYYEDVIGFIYPIHCSGLPIVVNEFVSKLKINKETYIFAIGVTGGGGADISFSQINKLLPNKIKISNYCTIKYISNYTRAGRNPSEKRAKDAIKENESKLLEFIESLKKRECKEKDFKGGIGILGHIMWKDYYKNKDKNFNVNDKCIGCNMCEKVCPVDNIIMENNKPKWSGKCTDCMACINICPKEAINIGKSTIKKNRYLNPYIKREELL, encoded by the coding sequence ATGAAGATATTTTATAACTCAGCAACTGGAAATTCATTGTATGTTGCAAAAACAATAAGAGATGAAATCAAAGACTGTGAATTAATTTCTATGAGCAAAGCATTAAAAGAAAATAAAATTGAATATTATGAAGATGTAATTGGATTTATATATCCGATTCACTGTTCAGGATTACCAATTGTAGTTAATGAATTTGTTTCAAAGTTAAAAATAAATAAGGAAACATATATTTTTGCAATTGGAGTTACTGGAGGCGGTGGTGCAGATATTAGCTTCAGTCAAATAAACAAATTATTACCTAATAAAATTAAAATAAGTAATTACTGTACTATTAAATATATTTCAAATTATACAAGAGCAGGTAGGAATCCTTCAGAAAAAAGGGCTAAAGATGCAATAAAGGAAAATGAAAGTAAGTTATTGGAGTTTATAGAATCTCTTAAAAAAAGAGAGTGTAAAGAGAAAGACTTTAAAGGTGGAATTGGCATCTTAGGACATATAATGTGGAAAGATTATTATAAGAACAAAGACAAGAATTTTAATGTAAATGATAAGTGTATTGGATGCAATATGTGCGAAAAAGTATGCCCCGTAGATAATATTATAATGGAGAATAATAAACCAAAATGGTCTGGTAAATGCACTGATTGCATGGCATGTATAAACATATGCCCTAAAGAAGCAATAAATATTGGAAAATCTACTATTAAAAAAAATAGATACTTAAATCCATATATTAAAAGAGAAGAATTATTGTAA
- a CDS encoding MarR family winged helix-turn-helix transcriptional regulator, translating to MNDKEIHIGKKIIILSKRIHRKLDKDTSKYGITGVQGRILGFIKHNSEKRDIFQKDMEEELDIRRSSVTSVLQLMEKNGYIQRISVSKDARLKKIILTEKGTEIQRNVKNLILELEKSLIDELSDEELEVLISLIERLSNKIAD from the coding sequence ATGAATGATAAAGAAATACATATTGGTAAAAAAATAATTATATTATCTAAGAGAATTCATAGAAAACTAGATAAAGATACTTCAAAATATGGTATAACAGGTGTTCAAGGTAGAATACTTGGTTTTATAAAACATAATTCTGAGAAAAGAGATATATTTCAAAAAGATATGGAAGAGGAGCTTGATATTCGACGTTCTTCAGTAACTAGTGTACTTCAATTAATGGAAAAAAATGGATATATTCAAAGAATAAGTGTATCTAAGGATGCAAGACTTAAAAAGATAATTCTTACAGAAAAAGGCACAGAGATTCAAAGAAATGTAAAGAATCTTATTCTTGAACTTGAAAAATCTTTAATAGATGAATTAAGTGATGAAGAATTAGAGGTGTTAATTTCTTTAATAGAAAGATTATCTAACAAAATTGCTGATTAA
- a CDS encoding ABC transporter ATP-binding protein, with amino-acid sequence MSQNNKPRPMRGPGNHGPRGSVKANKDSLKILKRLLAYVFKEYKFLFLIVSVTIIISSLANVIGTLFLRSLIDDYIVPLMNKTGADFGPLLKMIITMAVIYYVGVISTYIYSRIMIVVSQGSLKKIRDDMFSHMENLPIKFFDTHAHGDVMSLYTNDTDALRQMISQGIPQLLSAIITVISIFISMIYLSLPLAGIQVLIILLMFKVTKVIGGKSGKYFGLQQRDIGAVNGYIEEMMEGQKVVKVFCHEDEAKANFDKLNDMLFDSANNANKYANILMPIMGNIGYINYVLAAIVGAILAISGFAGFTIGALAAFLQLTRSFSQTINQMSQQFNFVIMALAGAERIFKLLDEKKEMDEGYVTLVNAEEDEKGELTEVKKRTGTWAWKHPHEDGTITYTKLNGEVVFDDVDFGYNDEKIILHNIKLFAKPGQKIAFVGSTGAGKTTITNLINRFYDIQDGKIRYDGININKIKKDDLRSSLGIVLQDAHLFTGTVADNIRYGKLDATDEEVKAAAKLANADQFIKHLPKGYDTILTGDGGNLSQGQRQLLTIARAAIADPPVLILDEATSSIDTRTEKIVQEGMDKLMNGRTVFVIAHRLSTIKNSDVIMVMDQGEIIERGNHDALIEEKGKYYQLYTGAFELS; translated from the coding sequence ATGAGTCAAAATAATAAACCTAGACCAATGAGAGGACCAGGTAATCATGGACCAAGAGGTTCAGTAAAGGCTAATAAAGATTCACTGAAAATATTAAAAAGGCTACTCGCTTATGTATTTAAGGAATATAAGTTTTTATTCTTGATTGTATCCGTAACTATTATTATAAGTTCCCTTGCGAATGTTATTGGAACATTATTTTTAAGAAGTTTAATTGATGATTATATAGTTCCACTAATGAATAAAACTGGTGCAGATTTTGGACCATTACTTAAGATGATAATTACTATGGCAGTAATTTATTATGTTGGAGTTATATCAACATATATATATAGCCGTATTATGATTGTCGTTTCTCAAGGTTCTCTTAAGAAAATAAGAGATGATATGTTTTCTCATATGGAAAATTTACCAATTAAATTCTTTGATACACATGCCCATGGAGATGTAATGAGTCTTTATACAAATGATACAGATGCATTAAGACAAATGATTAGCCAAGGTATACCACAATTATTATCTGCTATTATTACTGTTATTAGTATCTTTATTTCTATGATTTATTTAAGTTTACCACTTGCTGGAATTCAAGTTTTAATAATATTATTAATGTTTAAAGTTACTAAAGTAATTGGTGGAAAAAGTGGAAAATACTTTGGACTTCAACAAAGAGATATAGGCGCAGTAAATGGATATATTGAAGAAATGATGGAAGGGCAAAAGGTTGTAAAAGTATTTTGTCATGAAGATGAAGCAAAAGCTAATTTTGATAAATTAAATGATATGCTTTTTGATAGTGCTAATAATGCAAATAAATATGCTAATATTTTAATGCCTATTATGGGTAACATCGGTTATATTAATTATGTTTTAGCTGCAATAGTCGGAGCAATTCTTGCTATTTCAGGATTTGCTGGATTTACCATTGGAGCACTTGCAGCTTTCTTACAATTAACAAGAAGCTTCAGCCAAACAATAAACCAAATGTCGCAACAATTTAATTTTGTAATTATGGCACTCGCTGGAGCAGAACGTATCTTTAAGCTTCTTGATGAAAAGAAAGAAATGGATGAAGGATATGTAACTTTAGTTAATGCAGAAGAAGATGAAAAGGGAGAATTAACTGAAGTTAAAAAACGTACTGGAACTTGGGCTTGGAAGCATCCTCATGAAGATGGAACAATTACTTATACTAAGCTTAATGGTGAAGTGGTATTTGATGATGTTGATTTTGGTTACAATGATGAAAAAATAATATTGCATAACATAAAGCTTTTTGCAAAGCCTGGACAAAAAATAGCCTTTGTAGGATCTACAGGTGCAGGAAAAACTACTATTACAAACTTAATTAATCGTTTCTATGATATTCAAGATGGTAAAATCAGATATGATGGAATTAATATAAACAAGATTAAGAAAGATGACTTAAGAAGTTCCCTTGGAATAGTACTTCAAGATGCGCATCTTTTCACAGGAACTGTTGCAGATAACATTAGATATGGTAAATTAGATGCAACCGATGAAGAAGTAAAAGCAGCTGCAAAACTTGCAAATGCAGATCAATTTATAAAACATCTGCCAAAAGGATATGATACAATTCTTACAGGTGATGGAGGAAATCTTTCACAAGGTCAAAGACAGCTTCTAACAATAGCTAGAGCAGCAATTGCTGATCCACCAGTTTTAATACTTGATGAAGCTACATCTAGTATTGATACAAGAACAGAAAAAATTGTCCAAGAGGGTATGGATAAATTAATGAATGGTAGAACAGTTTTCGTAATTGCTCATAGACTTTCAACAATTAAAAATTCCGATGTAATTATGGTAATGGATCAAGGTGAAATTATTGAAAGAGGTAATCATGATGCTTTAATTGAAGAAAAAGGTAAGTATTATCAACTATATACAGGAGCATTTGAATTGTCATAA